In Cupriavidus taiwanensis, the following are encoded in one genomic region:
- a CDS encoding helix-turn-helix domain-containing protein: MHYAIKTVHQLRPILQGFRKSRGMTQAMMAGHLGVTQQTYAELEANPAAVSVERLLRVLRVLGVELVLSQAAEGDTAPAAPARPRARAKAPASQPETARAATGRRAREDW, encoded by the coding sequence ATGCACTACGCCATCAAGACCGTCCACCAGTTGCGTCCGATCCTGCAGGGATTCCGCAAGTCGCGCGGCATGACCCAGGCCATGATGGCCGGGCACCTCGGGGTCACGCAGCAAACCTATGCCGAACTGGAAGCCAACCCCGCCGCCGTCAGCGTCGAGCGGCTGCTGCGGGTGCTGCGCGTGCTCGGCGTCGAACTGGTGCTGTCCCAGGCGGCTGAGGGCGATACCGCGCCGGCTGCGCCAGCCCGGCCCCGGGCCAGGGCGAAGGCCCCGGCAAGCCAGCCGGAAACGGCCCGCGCCGCGACCGGCCGGCGCGCGCGGGAGGACTGGTGA
- a CDS encoding type II toxin-antitoxin system HipA family toxin — protein sequence MARARHANRLDLWMNGIPVGHWETGAGGDRLVYREDWIADPQGRPLSLSLPFTPGNQPHRGAAVTNYFDNLLPDSDAIRRRIAARYRAGGTDAFALLARVGRDCVGAIQMLPPGEAPEALQTVSGRALSEDEIATLLHETTSAPVLGQREPIDDLRLSIAGAQEKTALLRWRGQWQLPQGSTPTTHIFKLPLGLVGNMRADMRTSVENEWLCAQIVAAYGLPVAQCEIARFAGTKALVVERFDRRPSSRGTWLLRLPQEDMCQATGTSALQKYESDGGPGIRQIAEILSGSRAALADRRQFFMAQMVFWLLAATDGHAKNFSISHLPGSQYEATPLYDVLSAHPVTGRGRNQLAPQKARLAMALHGRNSHYAIHEIRRRHWLAQGQRIGFAPAEVDDMLDYVTAQTAQVIDTVASALPADFPLDVADAIFDGMRRHNRKLAARTEPEL from the coding sequence ATGGCACGCGCGCGGCACGCCAACCGGCTCGACCTGTGGATGAACGGCATCCCGGTCGGCCATTGGGAAACCGGCGCCGGCGGCGACCGGCTGGTCTATCGCGAAGACTGGATCGCCGACCCGCAGGGACGCCCGCTGTCCTTGTCGCTGCCGTTCACGCCGGGCAACCAGCCGCATCGCGGCGCCGCCGTGACCAACTATTTCGACAACCTGCTGCCCGACAGCGATGCCATCCGGCGCCGGATCGCGGCGCGCTACCGGGCCGGCGGCACCGACGCCTTCGCGCTGCTGGCCAGGGTGGGACGTGACTGCGTCGGCGCCATCCAGATGCTGCCGCCCGGCGAAGCGCCAGAAGCGCTGCAGACGGTCAGCGGCCGCGCGCTCAGCGAAGACGAGATCGCGACGCTGCTGCACGAAACCACGTCGGCCCCGGTGCTCGGCCAGCGCGAGCCCATCGACGACCTGCGGCTGTCGATCGCCGGCGCGCAGGAGAAGACCGCGCTGCTGCGCTGGCGCGGACAATGGCAGCTGCCCCAGGGCAGCACGCCGACCACGCATATCTTCAAGCTGCCGCTCGGGCTGGTGGGCAATATGCGCGCGGACATGCGCACCTCGGTGGAAAACGAATGGCTGTGCGCGCAGATCGTGGCGGCCTATGGCCTGCCGGTGGCGCAGTGCGAGATCGCCCGCTTTGCCGGCACCAAGGCGCTGGTGGTCGAACGCTTCGACCGCAGGCCGTCGAGCCGCGGCACCTGGCTGCTGCGGCTGCCGCAGGAAGACATGTGCCAGGCCACCGGCACCTCGGCGTTGCAGAAATACGAGTCCGACGGCGGCCCCGGCATCCGGCAGATTGCCGAGATCCTGTCCGGCTCGCGCGCGGCGCTGGCAGACCGCCGGCAATTCTTCATGGCGCAGATGGTGTTCTGGCTGCTGGCCGCAACCGACGGCCATGCCAAGAACTTCAGCATCAGCCACCTGCCCGGCAGCCAGTATGAGGCGACGCCGCTGTACGACGTGCTGTCGGCGCATCCGGTGACCGGCCGCGGCCGCAACCAGCTGGCGCCGCAGAAGGCGCGGCTGGCGATGGCGCTGCATGGCAGGAACAGCCACTACGCCATCCACGAAATCCGCCGGCGCCACTGGCTGGCACAGGGGCAGCGCATCGGCTTCGCGCCCGCCGAAGTGGATGACATGCTCGACTACGTGACCGCGCAGACCGCGCAGGTCATCGATACGGTTGCATCCGCGTTGCCGGCCGACTTCCCGCTGGATGTGGCCGACGCGATTTTCGACGGCATGCGCCGGCACAACCGGAAGCTGGCGGCGCGCACCGAGCCAGAGCTGTGA
- a CDS encoding transcriptional regulator, translating into MTTAVRTPIAAAACCGIKYWGSHQAARDKMQHSRMFTRQELDRYFASYVGMEGGNPGAAVWICDKSPAWSEPIVAPLNPQLAPPAWDAVFRQQHRQDMARWFGHQCVARIMAAARAEALGVRLGDNDWEHYYWSHLYSPGGAEFRLSLFPLPAHVDGRTTWSKAFRGQPELIPQKRYVALCREGERFRFIARTRERWRPKVVVCLSHRHTDEYLEAFALEGIAGEEHALRPADQARRLHLFNKDGTTWIICPAIGGSAGMTSQVQLDAFGQFIGTRLAASDFAHCVELEAHEAHQAPPQPQRYAVPPLEVAELNLGHRIRPGLAWGEAAMAGNLESYA; encoded by the coding sequence ATGACCACGGCAGTACGTACGCCCATTGCGGCGGCGGCATGCTGCGGCATTAAATATTGGGGGTCCCACCAAGCAGCAAGGGATAAAATGCAGCATTCACGGATGTTCACGCGTCAGGAACTGGACCGTTATTTTGCCTCCTACGTCGGGATGGAAGGAGGCAATCCAGGGGCTGCCGTCTGGATATGCGACAAAAGCCCCGCGTGGTCGGAGCCTATCGTCGCACCGCTTAATCCGCAGCTGGCACCACCGGCCTGGGATGCCGTGTTCCGCCAGCAGCATCGACAAGACATGGCCAGGTGGTTCGGCCACCAGTGCGTGGCGCGCATCATGGCGGCCGCGCGGGCCGAGGCGCTGGGGGTGCGGCTCGGCGACAACGACTGGGAACACTATTACTGGAGCCACCTGTACTCGCCGGGCGGCGCGGAATTCAGGCTGAGCCTGTTTCCGCTGCCGGCGCATGTCGACGGCAGAACCACATGGTCCAAGGCGTTCCGCGGCCAGCCGGAACTGATTCCGCAGAAGCGCTATGTCGCGCTGTGCCGGGAGGGCGAGCGCTTCCGCTTCATTGCCAGGACGCGCGAGCGCTGGCGTCCGAAGGTGGTGGTCTGCCTGAGCCACCGCCATACCGACGAATACCTCGAAGCCTTTGCGCTGGAGGGCATCGCGGGCGAAGAGCACGCACTGCGGCCGGCGGACCAGGCCAGGCGCCTGCACCTGTTCAACAAGGACGGAACCACGTGGATCATCTGCCCCGCCATCGGCGGCAGCGCCGGCATGACGTCGCAGGTTCAGCTCGATGCCTTCGGCCAGTTCATCGGCACGCGCCTGGCTGCGAGCGACTTCGCGCACTGCGTCGAGCTTGAAGCGCACGAAGCGCACCAGGCGCCGCCGCAGCCGCAGCGGTACGCCGTGCCGCCGCTCGAGGTGGCCGAGCTGAATCTGGGGCATCGCATCCGGCCGGGTCTGGCATGGGGCGAAGCCGCCATGGCGGGGAATCTGGAAAGCTACGCGTAG
- a CDS encoding transcriptional regulator: protein MRKNTEPHTVFTREQLDAYFASYVGMEGGNPGAAVWFCDSAPHPGVAPLSGPLVPHARPTAWDAAYRYRFRHHMERWQSHQKIARIMAAARARVFRTTMGEQEWRHYFDHHLYAPHGAEFKLSLFPLPARLTDELPWSKAFRGQPELFPRQRYLDLCREGRRFPFIDAIRRRWKPKVVVCLGERHADDFAQAFVLAQARASDHVLQPADQPKTLRVLERDGTTWLICPPLAGAGGMMSDVLLDAMGQYLARWLRPDDFSGHVMAVAREPVSLP, encoded by the coding sequence ATGAGAAAGAACACAGAGCCACATACGGTATTCACGCGCGAACAGCTGGATGCGTATTTCGCGTCGTACGTAGGGATGGAAGGCGGCAATCCAGGCGCAGCGGTCTGGTTCTGCGACAGCGCTCCGCATCCCGGCGTGGCGCCGCTGTCGGGGCCGCTGGTTCCGCATGCGCGGCCCACCGCGTGGGATGCCGCTTACCGCTACAGGTTCCGCCATCACATGGAGCGCTGGCAATCGCACCAGAAGATCGCGCGCATCATGGCGGCGGCGCGCGCCAGGGTCTTCAGGACCACCATGGGCGAGCAGGAGTGGCGGCACTACTTCGACCACCACCTGTACGCGCCGCATGGCGCCGAGTTCAAGCTCAGCCTGTTCCCGCTGCCGGCGCGCCTGACCGACGAGCTGCCATGGTCGAAGGCGTTTCGCGGCCAGCCCGAGCTGTTCCCGCGCCAGCGCTATCTCGACCTGTGCCGCGAAGGCCGGCGCTTTCCCTTTATCGACGCGATCCGCCGGCGCTGGAAGCCGAAGGTGGTGGTATGCCTGGGCGAGCGCCACGCCGACGACTTCGCGCAGGCCTTCGTGCTGGCGCAGGCGCGCGCCAGCGACCACGTGCTGCAACCCGCCGACCAGCCCAAGACGCTGCGCGTGCTCGAGCGCGACGGCACCACGTGGCTGATCTGCCCGCCGCTGGCCGGCGCCGGCGGAATGATGTCCGACGTGCTGCTCGACGCGATGGGGCAGTACCTGGCGCGCTGGCTGCGGCCCGACGATTTTTCCGGGCACGTCATGGCTGTGGCGCGCGAGCCGGTGAGCCTGCCATGA